In Aquimarina spinulae, a single window of DNA contains:
- a CDS encoding potassium channel family protein has product MIEKLYPYRFEIFFFSQVTILFGSLIVPSVLFENIVSPILFLINLLAGILLLSTKKNLMWFFVVLLLVSGVVFGSSLLENRSEKFFNFIRMITYFLFYVVVTFEIIKQVWKAEFVNKNVILGLISGYVSLGLIGFFICISIEMADHGSFKGLMISSANPEMITEELMYYSYITMLTIGYGDIVPVTSLSKKAAILIGLIGQFYLVIVTAIVVGKYINQLHRKKN; this is encoded by the coding sequence ATGATAGAAAAGTTATACCCATATCGTTTTGAGATTTTCTTTTTTAGTCAGGTTACAATTCTTTTTGGATCATTAATAGTTCCATCTGTTTTATTCGAGAATATTGTATCTCCTATTTTGTTTTTGATTAACCTTTTGGCTGGTATTTTGTTACTGTCGACAAAGAAAAACCTGATGTGGTTTTTTGTTGTGTTATTGCTTGTTTCTGGTGTTGTTTTTGGTTCGAGCCTATTGGAAAACAGGAGTGAGAAGTTTTTCAATTTTATAAGAATGATCACTTATTTTTTGTTTTATGTGGTGGTTACCTTTGAAATTATAAAACAAGTTTGGAAAGCCGAATTTGTCAATAAAAATGTGATCTTAGGTCTGATAAGCGGTTATGTTTCATTAGGACTTATTGGTTTTTTTATTTGCATAAGTATAGAAATGGCAGATCATGGTTCGTTTAAAGGGTTGATGATTAGTAGTGCCAATCCAGAGATGATCACAGAAGAACTAATGTATTACAGTTATATCACGATGTTAACTATTGGTTATGGGGATATAGTTCCGGTAACGAGTTTATCTAAAAAAGCAGCTATACTTATTGGGTTAATCGGGCAATTTTATTTGGTGATTGTTACTGCTATCGTTGTAGGAAAATATATCAACCAGTTGCACCGTAAAAAGAACTAG
- a CDS encoding efflux RND transporter permease subunit translates to MNFAKFSIEKNRVALSILAVVMIMGMVFYASLSRDSMPPYTIRVASIVSSFPGASPERVEELVTDKVEKIAQELPELKKVTSTSRTGLSVVNVELKMEVTPEELQPVWDRLRRKLDAIQGLPNNVIPQLNDDGIGEVFGIAVGITSDGYSYAAMKEKADDLRDDLIKLEDAAKVEINGAQEERVFVKFDNAKLKAYGLTSSSLQGIISSTNILNSGGEVNIEEERIILEPTGNFNAIADIRNMLIPIGQNGQVVTLGDITTIEKGYINPPKQKVRINGKDAVSLHISLKEGRNIIKLGEEIDVLLSKWQEKLPVGLEVARLASIDQYIDLKINDFLGNLLQSIAIVLAVMLIFLGFRTGMVIASLIPIVTITTLMVMGLIDVGLNQITLAALIMALGMMVDNAIVVAESIMVKMEDGIDVKKAAIDSCAELFMPLLISTLTTSAAFLAFFMAESVMGDIMGPIFVVITIALLSSWIISLSIITLFCVFFLKIKKREDGKAGFLDRMINSLKAKYKDLILLALSWKKSVLIGIVALFFLSIYGFTKLAFVFFPDSDRNMITIDINLPQGTKIESTTATVLAIENYITKALKVTSERPEGIVDWSSYIGEGPSSYDLGYNADEPNSNYAHILVNTSSFLVNSDMVKQIDAFCFDTFPNADIKVGFLGSGGGGTPIEIKVSGDNPDKLASISEEIKIKLFSITGTKNIKDDWGPKGKKFVIDIDQNKAQAAGITNQDVAVSLQTVLDGFRAGEFRENDKSIPIIMTSNQGKQQSLASLETLNIYGQNSGKSVPLLQVANIIPQWQYSKIKRLDLTRTINVSSELTEDGNASEITKIMKPWLAEEQSKWGEEYTYKLGGDAENSAENMGAVANYLPLSAFIIVMLLIIQFNSFRKMTMIVTTIPLGVIGMVIGLLIFGVPFGFMAFLGVISLAGIVINNAIVLIDRIEIEENELRRKPQDAIIAACLQRFRPILLATFTTVLGLIPLYLGGGEMWEPMAVTIMIGLLFGTIITLLFIPAFYSVLYKIEYKEYTFNEELLK, encoded by the coding sequence ATGAATTTTGCTAAATTTTCTATAGAGAAAAACCGGGTTGCGTTAAGTATTCTTGCAGTAGTGATGATTATGGGGATGGTATTTTATGCTTCTCTTTCTCGGGATAGTATGCCTCCCTATACCATACGAGTAGCCTCTATTGTTTCCTCATTTCCAGGAGCGAGTCCAGAACGTGTAGAAGAGCTGGTCACTGATAAAGTTGAAAAAATAGCTCAGGAATTACCAGAACTAAAAAAGGTGACAAGTACTTCTCGTACAGGATTATCTGTAGTGAATGTAGAACTAAAAATGGAAGTCACCCCAGAAGAGTTACAACCTGTTTGGGATAGATTACGCCGAAAATTAGACGCTATTCAGGGATTGCCTAATAATGTCATTCCACAACTCAATGATGATGGAATAGGAGAGGTATTTGGGATTGCGGTTGGGATTACCAGTGATGGATATTCGTATGCGGCGATGAAAGAAAAAGCAGACGATCTTCGTGATGATTTGATCAAACTCGAAGATGCTGCAAAAGTAGAAATTAATGGAGCCCAGGAAGAACGTGTTTTTGTCAAATTTGACAATGCAAAACTTAAAGCATATGGACTAACTTCTAGCAGTTTACAAGGGATTATAAGTAGCACTAATATTTTAAATTCTGGAGGAGAAGTTAATATCGAAGAAGAGCGTATTATATTAGAACCCACAGGTAATTTTAATGCTATTGCAGATATCCGAAATATGCTGATTCCTATTGGTCAAAATGGTCAGGTGGTTACTTTAGGAGATATCACGACTATAGAAAAAGGATATATCAATCCTCCAAAACAAAAAGTACGTATTAATGGTAAAGATGCAGTTTCTCTTCATATATCTTTAAAAGAAGGAAGAAATATCATCAAACTAGGAGAAGAAATAGATGTACTGTTGTCCAAATGGCAAGAAAAACTTCCTGTAGGATTAGAAGTAGCCAGGTTGGCATCAATAGATCAGTATATTGATCTTAAAATCAATGATTTTCTCGGGAACCTATTACAATCTATTGCAATAGTATTGGCAGTGATGTTAATCTTTTTAGGGTTCCGTACTGGGATGGTGATTGCCAGTTTGATTCCTATTGTAACCATTACCACTTTAATGGTCATGGGGCTTATCGATGTAGGACTTAACCAAATTACCCTGGCAGCCTTAATTATGGCATTAGGTATGATGGTCGATAATGCTATTGTGGTTGCAGAATCCATTATGGTAAAAATGGAAGATGGTATCGATGTAAAAAAAGCTGCTATTGATTCTTGTGCAGAACTATTTATGCCACTACTAATTTCTACATTAACAACGTCGGCTGCATTTCTTGCTTTCTTTATGGCAGAATCTGTAATGGGGGATATTATGGGACCTATTTTCGTAGTTATCACCATTGCATTATTATCCTCATGGATAATCTCATTAAGTATCATCACTTTGTTTTGTGTATTCTTTCTTAAAATCAAAAAGAGAGAGGATGGAAAAGCTGGATTTTTAGACAGAATGATCAATAGTTTAAAAGCTAAATATAAAGACCTTATTTTATTAGCATTATCCTGGAAAAAATCCGTTTTAATTGGTATAGTAGCTTTATTCTTTTTATCGATTTATGGGTTTACAAAACTAGCATTCGTATTTTTCCCCGATAGTGATCGTAATATGATTACGATTGATATCAATTTACCTCAAGGAACTAAAATCGAAAGCACTACAGCAACAGTATTGGCCATCGAGAATTATATAACCAAAGCATTAAAAGTAACTTCAGAAAGGCCAGAGGGGATCGTTGATTGGTCATCCTATATTGGCGAAGGCCCATCATCCTATGATCTTGGATATAATGCAGATGAACCTAACTCGAATTATGCTCATATCCTGGTGAATACCTCATCTTTTTTAGTGAATTCTGATATGGTAAAACAAATTGATGCATTTTGTTTCGATACCTTTCCTAATGCCGATATTAAAGTAGGATTCTTAGGATCAGGAGGAGGAGGCACTCCAATTGAAATAAAAGTATCTGGTGATAATCCGGATAAACTGGCTAGTATATCAGAAGAGATAAAAATCAAACTGTTTAGCATTACGGGAACCAAAAATATCAAAGATGATTGGGGCCCAAAGGGCAAGAAGTTTGTAATTGATATCGATCAAAATAAGGCACAAGCAGCAGGAATTACAAATCAGGATGTGGCTGTATCATTACAAACCGTTTTAGATGGTTTTCGGGCAGGAGAGTTTAGAGAGAATGATAAGTCTATTCCTATAATAATGACCAGTAATCAAGGAAAACAGCAATCACTGGCTTCTTTAGAAACATTAAATATATACGGACAAAACTCGGGAAAAAGTGTTCCTTTATTACAGGTAGCTAATATTATTCCGCAATGGCAATATTCTAAAATCAAGAGATTAGATCTCACCCGTACTATTAACGTATCTAGTGAATTAACAGAAGATGGAAATGCTTCTGAGATTACTAAAATTATGAAACCCTGGCTTGCTGAGGAACAATCAAAGTGGGGAGAGGAATATACATATAAACTAGGTGGTGATGCCGAGAATAGTGCAGAGAATATGGGAGCTGTAGCCAATTATTTACCACTATCTGCATTCATTATTGTAATGCTGCTAATTATACAGTTCAATTCTTTTAGAAAAATGACAATGATTGTTACAACAATTCCTTTAGGAGTGATCGGTATGGTGATAGGGTTATTGATATTTGGTGTTCCTTTTGGATTTATGGCATTCCTGGGTGTAATATCATTGGCCGGAATAGTAATCAATAATGCAATCGTATTGATTGATAGGATAGAGATTGAAGAAAATGAACTTCGCCGAAAGCCACAAGATGCCATCATAGCAGCATGTTTACAACGTTTTAGACCAATTTTGCTAGCAACATTTACAACAGTATTAGGGTTGATACCACTATACCTGGGAGGAGGAGAGATGTGGGAACCTATGGCAGTTACCATTATGATAGGATTGCTATTTGGTACAATAATCACATTGTTATTTATTCCTGCGTTTTATAGTGTGTTGTATAAGATAGAGTATAAAGAGTATACTTTTAATGAAGAACTTCTTAAATAA
- a CDS encoding LytR/AlgR family response regulator transcription factor, giving the protein MKVVLVEDEIAASEHLTFLLNSINPDIEILKVLDSVKSVIDYFSDPNQAELVFMDIHLADGISFEIFDEIDIKIPIIFTTAYDQYAIKAFKVNSIDYLLKPIDEEELAEALKKFKTKSGENDAMNAQMSGMLQLLQAKTKSYKTTYLVHQRDELIPVNTEGIAYFYIDTGVVKAVTTENKMYIIDKKLEDIEEELNPENFNRVNRQFIIQKNAISNIKHYFNGKLIININPVSKERIVVSKAKATEFKKWVNS; this is encoded by the coding sequence ATGAAAGTAGTACTAGTAGAAGACGAAATAGCAGCAAGTGAGCACCTTACTTTTTTGCTCAACTCTATTAATCCTGATATTGAGATTTTAAAAGTTTTAGACTCTGTAAAATCTGTAATTGACTATTTTTCTGACCCTAATCAGGCAGAATTAGTTTTTATGGATATTCACTTGGCAGACGGAATTTCTTTTGAAATTTTTGATGAAATAGATATAAAAATCCCCATCATTTTTACAACAGCTTATGATCAATATGCTATCAAAGCATTTAAAGTAAATAGTATAGACTATTTGCTTAAACCTATAGATGAGGAAGAATTAGCAGAAGCGTTGAAAAAGTTTAAAACTAAATCCGGAGAAAATGATGCTATGAATGCTCAAATGAGTGGAATGTTACAATTACTCCAGGCAAAAACAAAATCATATAAAACTACATATTTGGTGCATCAAAGAGATGAATTAATACCCGTTAATACCGAAGGGATAGCCTATTTTTATATTGATACAGGAGTAGTTAAAGCAGTCACTACCGAAAATAAGATGTATATTATAGACAAGAAACTTGAGGATATAGAAGAGGAATTAAACCCTGAAAATTTTAATAGAGTTAATCGTCAATTTATAATTCAAAAAAATGCAATCTCTAATATTAAGCATTATTTCAACGGAAAATTGATTATAAATATAAACCCAGTATCAAAAGAACGTATAGTTGTAAGTAAAGCCAAAGCCACAGAGTTTAAGAAATGGGTAAACTCATAG
- a CDS encoding efflux RND transporter periplasmic adaptor subunit, giving the protein MKLTKYIILAVLTSLMLNACKDKEVVKKEILRPVQFQVVGSSDAQKIRTFSGIAKAGDEIELSFRSNGIITALNIKVGQKVNKGDLIAKLDNVQANLAYEQSISALNSAKSAMNTAKSSLDRIKSLYEKGSNSLSDYEAAKNSYQNALDQYESAKRNKSIQQSQISYGYIKAPKAGIIAAKNSQLNENVSAGQVIAILNAGDQTNIEVGLPENVINKVQLGMNPEISFSALTGKKFKGTIIEISPIVNEGSATYPVKIDIADATEDIKPGMTANVTFNFVDTQTKNDTALVIPVKSVGEDGDGNFVFLIESEDGTTGIAKKHRIEIGELTTGGFKIKSGLTEGQKIATAGLQTLLDGQKVKLQ; this is encoded by the coding sequence ATGAAACTCACTAAATACATAATACTAGCAGTACTTACATCTTTGATGTTAAATGCCTGCAAAGATAAAGAAGTAGTAAAAAAAGAAATACTGCGCCCTGTACAATTTCAAGTTGTAGGTAGTTCTGATGCCCAGAAAATCAGAACTTTTAGTGGTATTGCCAAAGCAGGTGATGAGATTGAATTAAGTTTTAGGAGTAATGGGATAATTACGGCACTAAATATCAAAGTTGGGCAGAAGGTAAATAAAGGAGATCTTATTGCGAAACTAGACAATGTACAGGCTAATCTGGCGTATGAACAATCGATCTCTGCACTAAACAGTGCGAAGTCTGCAATGAATACCGCAAAATCTAGTTTAGACCGTATCAAGTCTTTGTATGAAAAAGGAAGCAATTCTTTGAGTGATTATGAAGCAGCAAAAAATTCATATCAAAACGCATTGGATCAATATGAGTCTGCAAAACGTAATAAAAGTATACAGCAATCACAGATTAGTTACGGATATATCAAAGCTCCTAAAGCAGGTATTATTGCCGCAAAGAATAGTCAACTTAATGAAAATGTAAGTGCAGGACAGGTGATTGCGATATTAAATGCAGGAGATCAAACCAATATAGAAGTTGGGTTACCCGAAAATGTAATTAATAAAGTACAATTAGGAATGAATCCAGAGATTTCTTTCTCTGCTTTAACAGGAAAAAAATTTAAAGGCACTATTATCGAAATTTCACCTATTGTAAATGAGGGCTCTGCAACATATCCTGTGAAAATTGATATTGCTGATGCAACAGAAGATATTAAACCCGGGATGACAGCAAATGTGACTTTTAATTTTGTAGATACTCAAACCAAAAATGATACAGCACTTGTTATTCCTGTAAAATCTGTAGGTGAAGATGGCGACGGTAATTTTGTATTCCTTATCGAATCTGAAGATGGAACCACAGGAATTGCAAAGAAACATCGTATAGAAATAGGGGAACTTACAACTGGTGGTTTTAAAATTAAAAGCGGACTTACTGAAGGGCAAAAAATAGCTACAGCAGGACTACAAACCTTGTTGGATGGTCAAAAGGTAAAATTACAATAA
- a CDS encoding sensor histidine kinase — protein sequence MFQKLEYPFSLIFRKFKNQKLGTLLFILGLKKVKHTVILKIALLVSVLVNLPRTLSLFELTDKLIESFAEVSIKDIIIRVLFIFILSFLILQLNANWKNKYAEYSILLRSSITIVLNAVVFLGVVQLFFIVYPLFVRESLSEPEKGLIYFIYFVVLLITLFIARILRYQILHQEDLLENERLKQQNLQKELTALKNQINPHFLFNSLNSLNSIIRDNKEATTFVNKLSFMYRYILQSGDKDLVSLKEELKFLNSYIHLIKARYRDRFIIDIAIDDMYLQQEVPPLALQLLVENAVKHNEISEDNPLEIRVFCKEEAICVENIIRPRTSFVDSTGNGLMNLDKRYFLLKKQHISISNANNTFSVTLPLS from the coding sequence ATGTTTCAGAAATTAGAATATCCTTTCAGCTTAATTTTCCGTAAATTTAAAAATCAAAAATTAGGAACTTTACTATTCATCTTGGGCTTAAAAAAAGTTAAACACACTGTAATTTTAAAGATAGCACTGCTTGTCTCTGTACTTGTTAACCTACCAAGGACGTTGTCATTATTTGAGTTAACAGATAAATTAATAGAATCTTTTGCCGAGGTATCTATAAAAGACATCATTATACGTGTACTTTTTATTTTCATACTTTCGTTTTTAATACTTCAATTAAATGCCAATTGGAAAAATAAGTATGCAGAGTATTCTATCCTATTAAGAAGTAGTATAACAATAGTTCTTAACGCAGTTGTTTTTTTAGGAGTTGTTCAATTATTTTTTATTGTATACCCTTTATTCGTAAGAGAATCATTATCTGAACCCGAGAAAGGGTTGATCTATTTTATTTATTTTGTTGTTTTATTAATAACTCTTTTTATCGCTAGAATTCTTAGATATCAGATCCTTCATCAAGAAGATCTTTTAGAAAATGAAAGACTAAAACAACAAAATCTTCAAAAGGAATTAACAGCATTAAAAAATCAAATCAACCCTCATTTTCTTTTTAACTCTTTAAATTCTTTAAACTCAATTATTCGGGATAATAAAGAGGCCACAACCTTTGTAAACAAGCTATCTTTTATGTACAGATATATTTTGCAAAGTGGGGATAAGGATTTAGTTTCCTTAAAAGAAGAGTTGAAATTTTTGAATAGTTATATTCATTTAATAAAAGCCAGGTATAGAGATCGATTTATAATTGATATTGCTATAGATGATATGTATTTGCAACAAGAGGTGCCTCCATTAGCATTACAATTATTAGTAGAGAATGCAGTAAAACACAATGAGATTTCAGAGGATAATCCTTTGGAAATCAGGGTTTTTTGTAAAGAAGAAGCGATTTGTGTCGAAAATATAATAAGACCAAGAACCTCTTTTGTAGATAGTACCGGTAACGGACTAATGAATTTAGATAAGCGATATTTTTTACTGAAAAAACAACACATTAGTATTAGTAATGCTAATAATACATTTAGTGTAACACTACCTTTAAGCTAA
- a CDS encoding NAD(P)/FAD-dependent oxidoreductase, translated as MKSHYQIVIIGGGTAGIMTAARLLKKDSRLDIAIIEPADTHYYQPAWTLVGAGAYSYKKTAKSMVSVMPKKVNWIKDFASSFDPENNAVSTQSNGNITYDYLVVAPGLVMEPSMIEGLQEALDKGVVCSNYTNPKHTWEVLKNFKGGNAIFTQPTTPIKCGGAPQKIAYLAADYFRKKRLAHTSNVIFATPGSVIFGVKPIRETLMKVIGRYGIHFKPFYAPHKIDAENKFIYFRHVAPEENKCVINEDTTIGEVSTDDNIIKLPFDMLHIAPPQAAPKFVRTSSLVNDAGWLDVDHHSLQHNTYPNIFGLGDVAALPTAKTGAAIRKQAPVVVDNILKLIKHQEANNKTYNGYSSCPLVTGYGKMTLAEFDYDSNFTPDPKLKRMLVFNSAKEHLRLYIFKKVMLPYLYWNKMMKGKDV; from the coding sequence ATGAAATCACATTATCAAATTGTCATTATAGGAGGCGGTACTGCAGGAATTATGACCGCTGCTCGTTTACTCAAAAAAGATAGTCGATTAGATATTGCAATTATAGAACCCGCAGATACACATTACTATCAACCCGCCTGGACTTTGGTAGGTGCAGGGGCGTATTCATATAAAAAAACTGCAAAGTCTATGGTATCTGTAATGCCTAAGAAGGTAAACTGGATTAAGGATTTTGCTTCTTCTTTTGATCCAGAAAATAATGCTGTATCTACACAATCCAATGGAAATATAACATATGATTATTTGGTAGTTGCTCCTGGATTAGTAATGGAACCATCGATGATAGAAGGGCTTCAGGAGGCATTAGACAAAGGTGTTGTTTGTAGTAATTATACGAATCCTAAACACACCTGGGAAGTTCTTAAAAATTTTAAAGGAGGGAATGCTATTTTTACTCAACCAACAACTCCTATTAAATGTGGAGGTGCTCCTCAAAAAATTGCTTACCTGGCAGCAGATTATTTTAGAAAAAAGAGGCTTGCACATACATCAAATGTAATTTTTGCGACTCCTGGTTCTGTTATTTTTGGAGTAAAACCAATTCGTGAGACCTTAATGAAAGTTATAGGTAGATATGGTATTCATTTTAAACCTTTCTATGCTCCTCATAAAATAGATGCTGAAAATAAGTTTATCTATTTCAGACATGTAGCTCCAGAAGAAAACAAATGTGTTATTAATGAAGATACTACAATTGGAGAAGTTTCTACAGATGATAATATCATTAAACTTCCGTTTGATATGTTACATATTGCTCCTCCACAAGCTGCACCAAAATTTGTAAGAACCTCTTCTTTGGTTAATGATGCTGGATGGCTTGATGTAGATCATCATTCTCTACAACATAATACATATCCTAACATATTTGGATTAGGAGATGTGGCTGCACTTCCTACGGCAAAAACTGGTGCCGCCATACGAAAACAAGCACCAGTTGTAGTGGATAATATTTTAAAACTAATTAAACACCAAGAAGCCAATAATAAAACATATAACGGGTACTCTTCTTGTCCTTTGGTTACAGGATATGGAAAAATGACATTAGCAGAGTTTGATTACGATAGTAATTTTACTCCTGATCCCAAATTAAAACGAATGCTGGTCTTTAATAGTGCTAAAGAACACTTGAGGTTATATATATTCAAAAAAGTCATGTTACCCTATCTCTATTGGAATAAGATGATGAAAGGAAAAGATGTATAA
- a CDS encoding TolC family protein codes for MKKLKLVFLLVFINLLGYSQISKTVTIGILADKSSEETQPLLVKLQSEIKSVVGRDATVVFKEVLENGFNVATAKTNYQTLLDTDTDIILAFGVVNTIVLYQEKNYPKPTIVFGSVNGDFYDLPEGQQTSEIDNITYLITPFSYTKDLDVFQSLYDYKKVGIVIDEVITNILPVKALFDDFFSKKESSYSLIPLKDKGSIEADLDGVDAVYIAAGFYLSDNEFSKLITTVNSKKLPSFSAYNQEDVEKGILASNQPETNIDQFFRRIALNVEAIINGTNPSKLPMYVEYKNKLSINTNTAKQIGFPLRYSLIGKADFIGEEKGVTSDISYSILDIMKGVVEKNLSLDAERKNIELSTQDVKTAKSSYLPNITANATGVYLDPKVAEISNGSNPEFSTSGNIALEQVIYSESAGANITIQENLQKAQQETYNAAELDAILNAAVAYFNALILKTNLQIQNQNLQVTKKNLELADQNFTAGESGKSDVLRFKSQLAQNTQSLIDAGNQMQQAFNTINQLMNNSISTEIDIDDAEISQGLFKNYKYEDFLEILDDPKLRPALIDFLVEEAKKNAPELKNINYNVEATQRNYRLNNTGRFIPTVALQGKYSLAISESGKGSTVPAGIPTVPDGTYNVGVNVSLPIFKQNQRNINRQTARIQEDQLLIQKGNVELTIEKNVNDILLDMINQIANIEISKVSEEAARESLDLTQNAYAEGAVPLIQLIDAQTNYLQTQLASATANYNYLLTSMQLERAIGYFFLMNTEASNQDFIRRVNEFILSRD; via the coding sequence GTGAAAAAACTAAAGTTAGTATTTCTACTTGTTTTCATAAACCTATTGGGGTATTCGCAAATCTCGAAAACAGTAACTATTGGTATTCTTGCCGATAAGTCATCAGAAGAAACCCAACCTTTATTAGTAAAACTACAGAGTGAAATTAAATCAGTAGTAGGACGTGATGCAACTGTTGTTTTTAAAGAGGTGTTAGAAAATGGATTTAATGTTGCCACTGCAAAAACAAACTATCAAACACTCCTGGATACCGATACCGATATTATTCTGGCTTTTGGAGTTGTTAATACTATTGTGCTATATCAAGAAAAAAACTACCCAAAACCTACCATTGTTTTTGGATCTGTAAATGGTGATTTCTATGACTTACCAGAAGGACAGCAAACTTCTGAGATCGATAATATTACCTATCTCATTACTCCTTTTTCTTATACCAAAGATCTGGATGTCTTTCAATCACTATATGACTATAAAAAAGTGGGTATTGTAATCGATGAGGTAATTACAAATATATTACCTGTTAAAGCATTGTTTGATGATTTTTTTTCTAAAAAGGAATCTTCTTACTCATTAATTCCACTTAAAGATAAAGGAAGTATAGAAGCAGATTTAGATGGTGTAGATGCTGTATATATAGCTGCAGGATTTTATTTAAGTGATAATGAGTTCTCTAAATTAATTACTACAGTTAATTCAAAAAAACTACCATCTTTCTCTGCCTATAACCAAGAAGATGTTGAGAAAGGAATTTTGGCTTCTAATCAGCCCGAAACCAATATAGATCAGTTTTTTAGACGTATTGCTCTTAATGTAGAAGCAATAATAAATGGTACAAACCCATCTAAGTTACCGATGTATGTAGAGTACAAAAATAAACTTTCGATAAATACAAATACCGCAAAACAAATTGGATTCCCGTTGCGTTATAGTCTTATAGGAAAAGCAGATTTTATAGGAGAAGAAAAAGGAGTAACATCAGATATTTCCTATTCGATTCTTGATATCATGAAAGGAGTGGTAGAGAAGAATCTTTCACTTGATGCAGAACGAAAAAATATTGAGTTAAGCACGCAGGATGTAAAAACGGCAAAAAGCAGTTATTTGCCAAATATAACTGCCAATGCTACCGGTGTATATCTCGATCCTAAAGTAGCAGAAATTTCTAATGGTTCGAACCCAGAATTTTCAACCTCCGGAAATATAGCTCTGGAGCAAGTGATTTATTCTGAAAGTGCAGGGGCGAATATTACGATTCAGGAGAATTTGCAAAAAGCACAGCAAGAAACCTATAATGCGGCCGAATTAGATGCAATTCTTAATGCTGCGGTAGCATATTTTAATGCTTTAATTCTGAAAACTAATTTACAGATTCAGAATCAAAACCTGCAAGTCACCAAAAAGAACCTGGAACTGGCAGATCAAAACTTTACGGCAGGTGAGTCAGGAAAATCAGATGTATTACGTTTTAAAAGTCAGTTAGCACAAAACACTCAGAGTTTGATTGATGCAGGTAATCAAATGCAACAGGCGTTTAATACCATAAACCAATTAATGAATAATTCCATTTCAACAGAAATTGATATTGATGATGCAGAAATATCGCAGGGGCTATTTAAGAATTATAAATATGAAGACTTTTTAGAGATTCTTGATGATCCAAAACTGAGGCCAGCATTGATTGACTTTTTGGTTGAAGAAGCAAAGAAGAACGCTCCCGAATTAAAAAACATCAATTATAATGTTGAAGCCACCCAAAGAAACTATAGATTAAACAATACAGGACGATTTATTCCTACAGTGGCATTGCAAGGTAAATATAGCCTCGCTATTTCAGAATCAGGTAAAGGATCTACAGTACCTGCAGGAATCCCTACTGTACCTGACGGTACATACAACGTAGGGGTAAATGTATCACTACCTATTTTTAAACAAAACCAACGAAATATCAATAGGCAAACTGCAAGGATTCAGGAAGATCAGTTACTGATACAAAAAGGAAATGTGGAGCTTACTATTGAAAAAAACGTAAATGATATTTTATTAGATATGATCAATCAAATTGCCAATATCGAAATATCCAAGGTTTCAGAAGAAGCTGCAAGAGAGAGCCTGGATCTCACACAAAATGCATATGCAGAAGGAGCTGTACCCCTTATTCAATTGATTGACGCACAAACCAATTACTTACAAACACAATTAGCTAGTGCAACCGCTAATTACAATTATTTATTAACTTCTATGCAGTTAGAAAGAGCTATTGGTTATTTCTTTTTAATGAATACAGAGGCGAGTAATCAGGATTTTATTCGAAGAGTAAATGAATTTATATTAAGTAGGGACTAA